A genome region from Cyprinus carpio isolate SPL01 chromosome B23, ASM1834038v1, whole genome shotgun sequence includes the following:
- the LOC109082424 gene encoding epithelial membrane protein 3-like, with protein MASLLLFVTLLHLITLTVLFIATLEKSWWVWDGSEHSDLWYTCRFDNETEARLCLSSEKTEWLQAVQVLMILSVVFSAISFLIFLGQLFTISKGGLFYLTGVCQAFAGLNTFTAVLIYTLHNKEILHDSRELSSGHFGYCFYLAWVCVPLLLCSGIMYIHLRKRE; from the exons ATGGCGTCTCTTCTGCTGTTTGTCACACTGCTTCATCTCATCACACTGACGGTTCTCTTCATCGCCACACTGGAGAAG TCCTGGTGGGTTTGGGACGGCTCAGAACACTCGGACCTCTGGTACACCTGCAGATTTGACAATGAAACAGAGGCACGGCTCTGTTTATCATCAGAAAAGACgg AATGGCTTCAGGCTGTGCAGGTTCTGATGATCCTGTCAGTGGTTTTCTCAGCCATCTCATTCCTGATATTCCTGGGACAACTCTTCACCATATCTAAAGGAGGACTCTTTTACCTCACCGGGGTCTGTCAGGCATTTGCCG GCCTCAACACCTTCACCGCTGTGCTCATTTACACTCTGCACAATAAAGAAATCCTCCACGACTCTCGGGAGCTGAGCTCGGGACACTTCGGCTACTGCTTTTACTTGGCGTGGGTTTGTGTACCTCTGCTCCTGTGCAGCGGAATCATGTACATCCATCTGCGCAAAAGGGAATAG